Proteins encoded in a region of the Sphingomonas japonica genome:
- a CDS encoding PilZ domain-containing protein has translation MPDAQPESEVFNKRIKSRVELSAPGKLSEPFAGNHGVELLDISASGARIATFRNFSVDQTLYLTIDKLQSLKCVVRWVKHGEIGVAFDRDLYPAVVEHIAAAHRARTR, from the coding sequence ATGCCGGATGCCCAACCAGAGAGTGAAGTGTTCAACAAGCGTATCAAGTCCCGCGTGGAGCTTTCCGCGCCCGGAAAACTGTCGGAACCGTTCGCCGGCAATCATGGCGTAGAATTGCTCGACATTTCTGCCAGCGGCGCCCGGATCGCGACCTTTCGCAATTTCAGCGTGGACCAGACGCTGTATCTCACCATCGACAAGCTGCAGTCGCTCAAATGCGTCGTGCGCTGGGTCAAGCATGGCGAGATCGGCGTCGCCTTCGATCGCGATCTCTATCCGGCGGTCGTCGAGCATATCGCCGCCGCGCATCGCGCCCGCACCCGCTAG